One Odocoileus virginianus isolate 20LAN1187 ecotype Illinois chromosome 4, Ovbor_1.2, whole genome shotgun sequence DNA segment encodes these proteins:
- the YBEY gene encoding endoribonuclease YbeY isoform X1 — protein sequence MSLALRNLQRAVPLRRALLRQRLQAVRGALGVQAFDLGVVCVDNRKIQQMNRVYREQDTPTDVLSFPFHENLKAGEIPQPNFPDDYNLGDIFLGVEFILQQCKEDEDYYDILTVTATHGLCHLLGFTHSTEAEWQKMYQKEKQVLQELNKHMGTRLQPLSRGLF from the exons ATGAGCCTAGCGCTCCGCAACCTGCAGCGGGCGGTGCCCCTGCGGCGCGCGCTGCTGCGCCAGAGGCTGCAGGCGGTGCGCGGGGCCCTGGGCGTCCAGGCCTTCGACCTGGGCGTTGTCTGCGTCGACAACCGGAAGATTCAGCAGATGAACAGGGTCTACCGAGAGCAAGACACCCCGACCGACGTACTCTCCTTCCCCTTTCACGAG aATCTGAAAGCAGGTGAAATCCCCCAGCCCAACTTTCCAGATGACTATAATTTAGGAGACATTTTCCTGGGCGTGGAGTTTATCCTCCAGCAGTGCAAGGAAGATGAAGATTACTATGACATCCTGACT GTGACTGCCACCCACGGGCTCTGTCACCTGCTGGGCTTCACACACAGCACAGAGGCCGAATGGCAGAAG ATGTACcagaaggagaagcaggttcTGCAGGAGCTGAACAAGCACATGGGGACCAGGCTGCAGCCCCTGAGCAGAGGCCTCTTCTGA
- the YBEY gene encoding endoribonuclease YbeY isoform X2 encodes MSLALRNLQRAVPLRRALLRQRLQAVRGALGVQAFDLGVVCVDNRKIQQMNRVYREQDTPTDVLSFPFHENLKAGEIPQPNFPDDYNLGDIFLGVEFILQQCKEDEDYYDILTMYQKEKQVLQELNKHMGTRLQPLSRGLF; translated from the exons ATGAGCCTAGCGCTCCGCAACCTGCAGCGGGCGGTGCCCCTGCGGCGCGCGCTGCTGCGCCAGAGGCTGCAGGCGGTGCGCGGGGCCCTGGGCGTCCAGGCCTTCGACCTGGGCGTTGTCTGCGTCGACAACCGGAAGATTCAGCAGATGAACAGGGTCTACCGAGAGCAAGACACCCCGACCGACGTACTCTCCTTCCCCTTTCACGAG aATCTGAAAGCAGGTGAAATCCCCCAGCCCAACTTTCCAGATGACTATAATTTAGGAGACATTTTCCTGGGCGTGGAGTTTATCCTCCAGCAGTGCAAGGAAGATGAAGATTACTATGACATCCTGACT ATGTACcagaaggagaagcaggttcTGCAGGAGCTGAACAAGCACATGGGGACCAGGCTGCAGCCCCTGAGCAGAGGCCTCTTCTGA
- the YBEY gene encoding endoribonuclease YbeY isoform X3 yields the protein MSLALRNLQRAVPLRRALLRQRLQAVRGALGVQAFDLGVVCVDNRKIQQMNRVYREQDTPTDVLSFPFHEVTATHGLCHLLGFTHSTEAEWQKMYQKEKQVLQELNKHMGTRLQPLSRGLF from the exons ATGAGCCTAGCGCTCCGCAACCTGCAGCGGGCGGTGCCCCTGCGGCGCGCGCTGCTGCGCCAGAGGCTGCAGGCGGTGCGCGGGGCCCTGGGCGTCCAGGCCTTCGACCTGGGCGTTGTCTGCGTCGACAACCGGAAGATTCAGCAGATGAACAGGGTCTACCGAGAGCAAGACACCCCGACCGACGTACTCTCCTTCCCCTTTCACGAG GTGACTGCCACCCACGGGCTCTGTCACCTGCTGGGCTTCACACACAGCACAGAGGCCGAATGGCAGAAG ATGTACcagaaggagaagcaggttcTGCAGGAGCTGAACAAGCACATGGGGACCAGGCTGCAGCCCCTGAGCAGAGGCCTCTTCTGA